In Granulicatella elegans, one genomic interval encodes:
- a CDS encoding M20 family metallopeptidase, which translates to MSTFITEKHKEECIESIKRLVRIPSVLNEGEGDTPFGKDIQFALEDALALCRELGFSTYIDPKGYYGYAEVGSGEESLAILCHLDVVPAGDLNNWDTPPFEAVLKDGFLYGRGTQDDKGPSMAALYAVKALMDAGVEFDKRIRFIFGTDEETLWRCLARYGELEEVATMGFAPDAEFPLTYAEKGLLQVKLHGPGSDVLNFHSGDAFNVVPGEASYKGEYFSQVVEKLSSLKFEYETQEDKVTVLGVSKHAKDAPHGVNALVRLVKGLYSAVDHSVLAFISEVVGEDATGSSILGKIEDEPSGGLTFNVAGVTITPEKSEIRIDIRIPVLADKDAIVKTLSEKANEFGLEYEEYDYLAPLYVPLDSVLVDTLMAVYQEKTGDTTHLPQSSGGATFARTMKNCVAYGAVFPDSPITFHMENEKMSLRDIFDSMDIYAEAVYRLAGKK; encoded by the coding sequence ATGAGCACATTTATTACAGAAAAACATAAAGAAGAATGTATTGAATCGATTAAACGATTGGTTCGTATTCCTTCTGTCCTAAATGAAGGTGAAGGAGACACTCCTTTTGGAAAAGATATTCAATTTGCATTAGAAGATGCATTGGCTTTATGCCGTGAATTAGGCTTTAGCACTTACATTGATCCGAAAGGATATTATGGTTATGCTGAAGTGGGAAGTGGTGAAGAATCATTAGCCATTCTATGTCACTTGGACGTTGTTCCAGCAGGAGATTTGAATAATTGGGATACTCCTCCATTTGAAGCTGTTTTAAAAGATGGTTTCTTATATGGAAGAGGGACTCAAGATGATAAAGGCCCTTCAATGGCAGCCTTATATGCAGTAAAAGCGTTAATGGATGCCGGAGTAGAATTTGATAAACGAATTCGATTCATTTTTGGGACTGATGAAGAAACATTATGGCGTTGTTTAGCTCGTTATGGCGAGTTAGAAGAAGTAGCGACAATGGGATTTGCACCTGATGCGGAATTTCCATTAACCTATGCTGAAAAAGGTTTATTGCAAGTAAAATTACATGGACCAGGAAGCGACGTTTTAAACTTTCATTCAGGAGATGCTTTTAATGTAGTACCAGGTGAAGCATCTTATAAAGGAGAGTATTTTTCTCAAGTAGTAGAGAAATTATCTTCATTAAAATTTGAATATGAAACGCAGGAAGATAAAGTGACTGTTCTAGGAGTTTCTAAACACGCAAAAGATGCGCCACATGGTGTGAATGCGTTAGTTAGATTAGTAAAAGGACTTTATTCAGCTGTTGATCATTCAGTATTAGCATTTATTTCAGAAGTAGTTGGAGAAGATGCTACAGGAAGTAGTATTTTAGGAAAAATTGAAGATGAGCCATCAGGTGGTTTAACATTCAATGTAGCAGGTGTGACGATTACACCGGAAAAATCAGAAATTCGTATTGATATTCGTATTCCAGTATTAGCAGATAAAGATGCAATTGTTAAAACTTTATCTGAGAAAGCGAATGAATTTGGATTAGAGTATGAAGAATATGATTATTTAGCACCATTGTATGTGCCATTAGATAGTGTTCTAGTAGATACATTAATGGCTGTATACCAAGAAAAAACTGGTGATACAACTCATTTACCACAATCTTCAGGTGGAGCAACTTTTGCTCGTACAATGAAAAATTGTGTGGCTTATGGAGCAGTATTCCCAGATTCACCAATTACATTCCATATGGAAAATGAAAAAATGTCGCTAAGAGATATATTTGATTCAATGGATATTTATGCCGAAGCAGTTTATCGATTAGCAGGTAAAAAATAG
- a CDS encoding YfcC family protein, with translation MSEQVAEKKGFKMPSSYTVLFIIIAIMALFTWIIPAGQYDETEDGNLIAGTYQQVDSNPQSFYDIVMSPVYGMLGREHMLNEGEPNEITLRTDGAIQVSFFILMVGGFLGVVTETGALDVGIASIVRKYKGREKALIPVLMFLFALGGSTYGMGEETMAFYPLIVPVMLAVGFDTITGVAIVLIGSQIGCLASTVNPFATGVASDAAGISVAEGIGLRLIFFVVMWAISAFYVYNYASKIEKDHSKSYTFATREADLSYFSVEQTEAELSGKQKAVLTVFVITFIIMILSLIPWAKFNIHVFEKLNDVIVGLPLIGTIFGQSLPLGEWYFPEITMLFLMMAVLVGITYRMKEEKFVQVFMTGAADLLGVALICALARGIQVIMNDGMITATILNFGENALSGLSAQVFIVLTYIFYLPLSFLIPSSSGLAGATIGILAPLGEFVNVSQSLVVTAFQSANGVLNLLSPTSGIVMGALAIGRIDITTWWKFIAKLVGIVMGVSILLLILGTFIHI, from the coding sequence ATGTCAGAACAAGTAGCTGAAAAAAAAGGATTTAAAATGCCTTCTTCATATACTGTTTTATTCATTATCATTGCAATTATGGCTTTATTTACTTGGATTATTCCAGCTGGACAATATGATGAAACAGAAGATGGCAATTTAATCGCTGGAACTTACCAACAAGTTGATTCAAACCCTCAAAGTTTTTATGATATTGTTATGTCTCCAGTATATGGTATGTTAGGACGCGAACATATGTTAAATGAAGGTGAACCTAATGAAATCACATTAAGAACTGATGGTGCGATTCAAGTTTCATTCTTTATTTTAATGGTTGGTGGATTCTTAGGAGTTGTTACTGAAACAGGAGCTTTAGACGTAGGGATTGCATCTATTGTTCGTAAATATAAAGGCCGTGAAAAAGCTTTAATTCCAGTTTTAATGTTCTTATTTGCATTAGGTGGATCAACTTATGGTATGGGTGAAGAAACAATGGCATTCTACCCATTAATCGTTCCTGTAATGTTAGCAGTAGGTTTTGATACAATTACTGGTGTAGCAATTGTATTAATTGGTTCTCAAATTGGATGTTTAGCTTCAACAGTTAACCCATTTGCAACAGGGGTTGCTTCAGATGCAGCTGGTATTAGTGTTGCAGAAGGTATTGGATTACGTTTAATCTTCTTCGTTGTTATGTGGGCAATTTCTGCATTCTATGTATATAACTATGCAAGCAAAATAGAAAAAGATCATTCTAAATCTTATACATTTGCTACACGTGAAGCTGATTTATCATACTTTAGTGTTGAACAAACAGAAGCAGAATTAAGTGGTAAACAAAAAGCCGTATTAACTGTATTCGTAATTACATTTATCATCATGATTTTAAGCTTAATTCCATGGGCTAAATTCAATATTCATGTATTTGAAAAATTAAATGACGTTATTGTTGGACTTCCTCTAATTGGTACAATATTTGGTCAATCACTACCTTTAGGTGAGTGGTACTTCCCTGAAATTACAATGTTATTCTTAATGATGGCTGTTTTAGTGGGTATTACTTACAGAATGAAAGAAGAAAAATTCGTTCAAGTATTTATGACAGGTGCTGCAGATTTATTAGGTGTTGCTTTAATCTGTGCATTAGCTCGTGGTATTCAAGTAATTATGAACGATGGTATGATTACAGCTACAATCTTGAACTTCGGTGAAAATGCATTATCAGGTTTATCAGCTCAAGTGTTTATCGTATTAACATACATCTTCTACTTACCATTATCATTCTTAATTCCTTCTTCTTCAGGTTTAGCAGGTGCTACAATTGGTATCTTAGCGCCTTTAGGAGAATTCGTAAATGTATCTCAATCATTAGTAGTTACTGCTTTCCAATCAGCAAATGGGGTACTAAACTTACTATCACCAACTTCAGGTATCGTAATGGGTGCATTAGCAATAGGACGTATCGACATCACAACTTGGTGGAAATTTATTGCTAAATTAGTAGGTATTGTAATGGGCGTTTCAATCCTATTATTAATCTTAGGAACATTCATTCATATTTAA